A region from the Benincasa hispida cultivar B227 chromosome 12, ASM972705v1, whole genome shotgun sequence genome encodes:
- the LOC120092662 gene encoding 60S ribosomal protein L30-like, with protein MAPAKKTKKTHESINNRLALVMKSGKYTLGYKTVLRTIRSSKGKLIILSNNCPPLRKSEIEYYAMLAKIGVHHYNGSNVDLGTACGKYYRVSCLSIIDPGDSDIIKSLPGDQ; from the exons ATGGCGCCGGCGAAGAAGACT AAGAAGACTCATGAGAGCATTAACAACAGGCTCGCCCTTGTTATGAAGAGCGGCAAGTACACACTGGGTTACAAAACCGTCCTTCGCACTATCCGCAGTTCCAAAG GGAAGCTTATTATTCTATCGAATAACTGCCCCCCTCTGCGTAAATCCGAAATTGAGTACTATGCAATGCTTGCCAAAATTGGAGTTCACCACTATAACGGAA GTAATGTTGATCTTGGGACTGCTTGTGGCAAGTATTACCGTGTTTCCTGCCTCAGCATTATTGATCCAG GTGATTCTGACATTATCAAATCGCTTCCCGGTGATCAGTGA